A region from the Dromaius novaehollandiae isolate bDroNov1 chromosome 28, bDroNov1.hap1, whole genome shotgun sequence genome encodes:
- the PRPH gene encoding peripherin isoform X1, whose protein sequence is MSRGGGRAPSLRRAVGAPPPVAAGGPPGLAAAAAARGAERAELAALNDRFAAFLERVRALERQNGALRAALGRAAAAAAPPRAAGLLRDELRELRERLQRLGRDRDRLEAERDGLAGDLAALRQRLEDEVQKREDAEQSLLLFRKDVDEATLSRLELECRIELLVEELQFLKKLHEEELRELEASAQSRRAPAEVRAEAPAPDLTAALRDIRTQYESIAVRNLREAEDWYKSKFADLSDAANRNHEALRLAKQEMSAARRHIQSLTCEVDGLKGTNEALQRQMREMEAAFGAELGTYQAAVGRLEQELEHMKEEMGRHLREYQDLLHVKMALDIEITTYRKLLEGEESRITVPVLAVAPFSARSPAFEPQPAEMHARRMVLIKTIETQDGQQVVTETHKERAEPEQ, encoded by the exons atgagccgcggcggcggccgcgcccccTCGCTGcgccgcgccgtcggggcgccgccgcccgtcgctgcgggggggccgccggggctggcggcggcggcggcggcgcgcggcgcggagcgggccgAGCTGGCGGCGCTCAACGACCGCTTCGCCGCCTTCCTGGAGCGGGTGCGGGCGCTGGAGCGGCAGAACGGGGCGCTGCGGGCCGCgctgggccgcgccgccgccgccgccgcccccccccgcgccgccgggctgcTGCGCGACGAGCTGCGGGAGCTGCGGGAGCGGCTGCAGCGCCTCGGCCGCGACCGCGACCGCCTCGAGGCCGAGCGCGACGGGCTCGCCGGGGACCTGGCGGCGCTGCGGCAGCG GCTGGAGGACGAGGTGCAGAAGCGGGAGGACGCGGAGCAGAGCCTGCTGCTCTTCCGcaag GACGTGGACGAGGCCACGCTGTCCCGCCTGGAGCTGGAGTGCAGGATCGAGCTGCTGGTGGAGGAGCTGCAGTTCCTGAAGAAGCTGCACGAGGAG GAGCTGCGGGAGCTGGAGGCGAGCGCGCAgagccggcgggcgccggcggagGTGCGGGCGGAGGCGCCGGCCCCGGACCTCACGGCCGCCCTGCGCGACATCCGCACGCAGTACGAGAGCATCGCCGTGAGGAACCTGCGGGAGGCCGAGGACTGGTACAAGTCCAAG TTCGCCGACCTCTCGGACGCGGCGAACCGCAACCACGAGGCGCTGCGGCTGGCCAAGCAGGAGatgagcgcggcgcggcggcacaTCCAGAGCCTCACCTGCGAGGTGGACGGGCTCAAGGGCACG AACGAGGCGCTGCAGCGGCAGATGCGGGAGATGGAGGCGGCGTTCGGGGCCGAGCTCGGCACCTACcaggcggccgtggggcggctggagcaggagctggagcacATGAAGGAGGAGATGGGCCGGCACCTGCGCGAGTACCAGGACCTGCTGCACGTCAAGATGGCCCTGGACATCGAGATCACCACGTACCGCAAGCTGCTGGAGGGCGAGGAGAGCCG GATCACCGTGCCCGTGCTCGCCGTGGCCCCCTTCAGCGCCAGGAGCCCAG cgTTCGAGCCGCAGCCGGCGGAGATGCACGCGAGGAGGATGGTGCTCATCAAAACCATCGAGACGCAGGATGGGCAG CAGGTGGTGACGGAGACGCACAAGGAGCGAGCGGAGCCCGAGCAGTGA
- the PRPH gene encoding peripherin isoform X2, producing the protein MSRGGGRAPSLRRAVGAPPPVAAGGPPGLAAAAAARGAERAELAALNDRFAAFLERVRALERQNGALRAALGRAAAAAAPPRAAGLLRDELRELRERLQRLGRDRDRLEAERDGLAGDLAALRQRLEDEVQKREDAEQSLLLFRKDVDEATLSRLELECRIELLVEELQFLKKLHEEELRELEASAQSRRAPAEVRAEAPAPDLTAALRDIRTQYESIAVRNLREAEDWYKSKFADLSDAANRNHEALRLAKQEMSAARRHIQSLTCEVDGLKGTNEALQRQMREMEAAFGAELGTYQAAVGRLEQELEHMKEEMGRHLREYQDLLHVKMALDIEITTYRKLLEGEESRITVPVLAVAPFSARSPAFEPQPAEMHARRMVLIKTIETQDGQVVTETHKERAEPEQ; encoded by the exons atgagccgcggcggcggccgcgcccccTCGCTGcgccgcgccgtcggggcgccgccgcccgtcgctgcgggggggccgccggggctggcggcggcggcggcggcgcgcggcgcggagcgggccgAGCTGGCGGCGCTCAACGACCGCTTCGCCGCCTTCCTGGAGCGGGTGCGGGCGCTGGAGCGGCAGAACGGGGCGCTGCGGGCCGCgctgggccgcgccgccgccgccgccgcccccccccgcgccgccgggctgcTGCGCGACGAGCTGCGGGAGCTGCGGGAGCGGCTGCAGCGCCTCGGCCGCGACCGCGACCGCCTCGAGGCCGAGCGCGACGGGCTCGCCGGGGACCTGGCGGCGCTGCGGCAGCG GCTGGAGGACGAGGTGCAGAAGCGGGAGGACGCGGAGCAGAGCCTGCTGCTCTTCCGcaag GACGTGGACGAGGCCACGCTGTCCCGCCTGGAGCTGGAGTGCAGGATCGAGCTGCTGGTGGAGGAGCTGCAGTTCCTGAAGAAGCTGCACGAGGAG GAGCTGCGGGAGCTGGAGGCGAGCGCGCAgagccggcgggcgccggcggagGTGCGGGCGGAGGCGCCGGCCCCGGACCTCACGGCCGCCCTGCGCGACATCCGCACGCAGTACGAGAGCATCGCCGTGAGGAACCTGCGGGAGGCCGAGGACTGGTACAAGTCCAAG TTCGCCGACCTCTCGGACGCGGCGAACCGCAACCACGAGGCGCTGCGGCTGGCCAAGCAGGAGatgagcgcggcgcggcggcacaTCCAGAGCCTCACCTGCGAGGTGGACGGGCTCAAGGGCACG AACGAGGCGCTGCAGCGGCAGATGCGGGAGATGGAGGCGGCGTTCGGGGCCGAGCTCGGCACCTACcaggcggccgtggggcggctggagcaggagctggagcacATGAAGGAGGAGATGGGCCGGCACCTGCGCGAGTACCAGGACCTGCTGCACGTCAAGATGGCCCTGGACATCGAGATCACCACGTACCGCAAGCTGCTGGAGGGCGAGGAGAGCCG GATCACCGTGCCCGTGCTCGCCGTGGCCCCCTTCAGCGCCAGGAGCCCAG cgTTCGAGCCGCAGCCGGCGGAGATGCACGCGAGGAGGATGGTGCTCATCAAAACCATCGAGACGCAGGATGGGCAG GTGGTGACGGAGACGCACAAGGAGCGAGCGGAGCCCGAGCAGTGA
- the TROAP gene encoding tastin — protein MAEAQQAPSPRPGKENRLPGAGGCSRLPVLARGPPSTATPGGGLAQRIPLRPLTPRPPQPPGTAPACSARPAEGGPAGAPKADGHSAPEPAAAVGPGQAAVGPAGALGLARRVPLRGTPGCPPSAERRVSVLGAPAGAPLPESSPTAPRPTGAETPAAGTADPRFPSPFGSARRVPVTRAERLQLCSRRPPLFRTPCARRPPAGAQQTPAAPWGGALSPQGSPETKPCAAERAGPARDTTVVRLFGDEGQRDPEATVEEGDRQDGVPVAVPPAPGGHRGGCVPAAAAPGSGGVPPPPPPPAVPPPVAVPASRLVALRQRLGWLRAAAGRFQETCLDDECAFYTSRPPRRPPRPRRCPEPVGQLLQAQDTKHFIPIGRPGAGGDDRDDSPPPSPGRPV, from the exons ATGGCCGAAGCgcagcaggctcccagcccccggcccggcaAGGAGAACCGGCTGCCAggggcggggggctgcagccGCCTGCCCGTGCtggcccgcggcccccccagcactgccacgCCGGGGGGGGGCCTGGCGCAGCGCATCCCGCTGCGGCCCCTcaccccgcggcccccccagccgcCGGGGACGGCCCCCGCGTGCAG cgcccggcccgcggAGGGGGGTCCCGCCGGCGCCCCCAAGGCAG ATGGCCACTCCGCACCGGAGCCGgcggccgccgtggggccgggccaggccgctgTGGGGCCCGCGGGTGCCCTCGGCCTGGCCCGCCGCGTCCCGCTGAGGGgcacccccgggtgccccccctcCGCG gagCGCCGGGTCTCGGTGCTGGGGGCCCCCGCGGGCGCCCCCCTGCCAGAgagcagccccacggcgccgcgCCCCACAG GCGCTGAGACCCCGGCTGCCGGCACGGCGGACCCCCGCTTCCCCTCGCCCTTCGGCTCTGCGCGCCGCGTGCCCGTCACCCGGGCGGAG cgcctgcagctctgcagccggcggccgccgctctTCCGCACGCCCtgcgcccggcgcccgccggcggGTGCCCAGCAG ACCCCCGCGGCGCCCTGGGGGGGGGCCCTgtccccccagggcagccccgagACCAAGCCCTGTGCCGCCGagcgcgccggcccggcccgg GACACGACCGTGGTGCGGCTCTTCGGGGACGAGGGGCAGCGGGACCCCGAGGCAACGGTGGAG GAGGGCGACAGGCAGGACGGCGTCCCCGTCGCTGTGCCCCCCGCCCCTGGCGGGCACCGGGGGGGCTgcgtcccggcggcggcggcacccggcTCGGGGGGGGTCCCAccaccgccgccccccccagcGGTGCCCCCCCCCGTGGCGGTGCCGGCGTCGCGGCTGGTGGCGCTGCGGCAGCGCCTGGGctggctgcgggcggcggcggggcgcttccaggagacctgcctggacgACGAGTGCGCCTTCTACAccagccgccccccccggcgccccccccggccccggcgctgccccgagcCCGTCGGGCAGCTCCTGCAGGCGCAGGACACCAAG caCTTTATCCCCATcggccgccccggcgctggcGGTGACGACAGGGACGACTcgccgccccccagcccgggccgccccgtgtga